The Anoxybacillus flavithermus genome has a segment encoding these proteins:
- a CDS encoding lactate utilization protein C has protein sequence MEAFLQRIASRLGRDVRTSVERPQWKHAPQQTVFQGYSQNELLDVLKQQCTRIHTTLVETNSAELRDTLQQVIAAHGGGPIVVANDERYEQFGLSSFLQREDVYVWDATRGRDNIEAAERANIGMTWSDITLAESGTVVLLNNRDQGRTISFLPTTYVALIPKSTIVPRMTQAAHIIREKHVPSCINFITGPSNSADIEMNLVVGVHGPVKATYIVITDR, from the coding sequence ATGGAAGCTTTTTTACAACGAATTGCTTCACGACTTGGACGCGATGTGCGCACGTCTGTTGAGCGCCCACAGTGGAAACATGCACCGCAACAAACGGTGTTTCAAGGATACAGCCAAAATGAATTGCTCGACGTATTAAAACAACAATGTACCCGCATTCATACGACGCTTGTTGAAACAAACAGCGCCGAGCTTCGTGATACGCTACAACAAGTCATTGCTGCGCATGGCGGTGGACCGATCGTTGTCGCAAACGATGAGCGCTACGAACAGTTTGGGCTCTCCTCCTTTTTACAGAGAGAAGATGTGTACGTATGGGACGCTACACGTGGACGTGACAATATTGAAGCGGCGGAACGAGCCAATATCGGCATGACATGGAGCGACATTACGCTAGCGGAATCAGGAACGGTCGTGTTATTAAATAACCGCGATCAAGGGAGAACGATTAGCTTTTTACCGACGACGTATGTGGCGCTTATTCCGAAAAGTACAATCGTTCCGCGAATGACGCAAGCGGCGCACATCATTCGGGAGAAGCATGTTCCGTCATGCATCAATTTCATTACAGGTCCGAGCAACTCCGCAGATATTGAAATGAACTTAGTCGTCGGCGTGCATGGGCCGGTGAAAGCAACATATATCGTCATTACCGATCGTTAA